Genomic segment of Streptomyces alboniger:
GGGAGTTGAGGGAAGAGACCGGGCTGCACGCGCTCGAAGCCCGCGTGGTCTGCGTCACCGATCCGGAGCCCGCCGCGCACCATCACATGCAGGTCGGGGTCGAGGTCCTTCGGCACAGGGGCGCTGTTCTGGTGCACGAGCCCGAGCGTTGTCTGTGTTGGCACTACTGGCCTCTGGATGCTCTGCCACAGGCGCTTTTCTTACCTTCGGCCGCTGTACTCCGCGCCTTCGTCAGGGGTTCGCTGCACCTCCCCTAGAGCCACGGCAGCGCACCACCCTCACGCGATCGTGGGCCAATGCCGCCAGTTGTCACGCAGGGCCTGCTTGAACTGCTCCTCCCGAGCCTGGAACTGCTTCCAGGTACTGGACAGCTCCCACTGGGTGCGGAACTCCGCCAGGCTCTCCATGTAGTACACGGTGTCCTCGCG
This window contains:
- a CDS encoding nucleotide triphosphate diphosphatase NUDT15, giving the protein MTTQVRVGVQAIVVREGHVLLGLRATTFGAGTWGLPGGHLDVGESLIEAARRELREETGLHALEARVVCVTDPEPAAHHHMQVGVEVLRHRGAVLVHEPERCLCWHYWPLDALPQALFLPSAAVLRAFVRGSLHLP